From Deltaproteobacteria bacterium:
TCACCTCTGCCTGGTGGCTGGTGACCTTTCCTGGAATCGCTATTCTCATAACCGTTCTCGGGGCCAACCTCACCGGGAACTGGCTCAGAGACGTGCTTGATCCCAAGCAGAAACTGCGTTGATAGAAAAAAAGTATGGCAGGCGCGAAAAATAATAAACCGGTGCTTTCGGTGAAGGAACTCAAAACCTACTTCTTCTCACCACAGGGGATTGTTCGGGCTGTAGACGGTATCAGTTTCGAC
This genomic window contains:
- a CDS encoding ABC transporter permease produces the protein TSAWWLVTFPGIAILITVLGANLTGNWLRDVLDPKQKLR